The following proteins are co-located in the Gorilla gorilla gorilla isolate KB3781 chromosome 18, NHGRI_mGorGor1-v2.1_pri, whole genome shotgun sequence genome:
- the SLC22A31 gene encoding putative solute carrier family 22 member 31 codes for MEQEARVLRAAGGFGRARRLLAAASWVPCIVLGLVLSSEELLTAQPAPHCRPDPTLLPPALRALRGPALLDAAIPRLGPTRAASPCLLLRYPDPAPRTRPGLRPAPARNGTRPCTRGWLYALPSAGLLQSPVTQWNLVCGDGWKVPLEQVSHLLGWLLGCVVLGAGCDRFGRRAVFVASLVLTTGLGASEALAASFPTLLVLRLLHGGTLAGALLALYLARLELCDPPHRLAFSVGAGLFSVVGTLLLPGLAALVQDWRLLQGLGALMSGLLLLFWGFPALFPESPCWLLATGQVARARKILWRFAEASGVDPEDSSLEENSLATELAMLSAGSPQPRYHSPLGLLHTRVTWRNGLILGFSSLVGGGIRASFRRSLAPQVPTFYLPYFLEAGLEAAALVFLLLTADCCGRRPVLLLGTMVTGLASLLLLAGAQYLPGWTVLFLSVLGLLASRAVSALSSLFAAEVFPTVIRGAGLGLVLGAGFLGQAASPLDTLHGRRGFFLQQVVFASLAVLALLCVLLLPESRSRGLPQSLQDADRLRRSPLLRGCPHQDHLPLLPPSNSCWAGHTPEQH; via the exons ATGGAGCAGGAGGCGCGGGTGCTGAGAGCTGCGGGCGGCTTTGGCCGGGCCCGGCGCCTGCTGGCCGCCGCCTCCTGGGTACCCTGCATAGTGCTGGGGCTGGTGCTGAGCTCCGAGGAGCTGCTTACCGCGCAGCCCGCGCCCCACTGCCGACCGGACCCCACGCTGTTGCCCCCAGCGCTGCGCGCCCTGCGCGGACCCGCGCTGCTGGACGCCGCCATCCCGCGCCTGGGGCCCACGCGCGCCGCGAGCCCCTGCCTGCTCCTGCGCTACCCCGATCCCGCGCCCCGCACCCGCCCCGGCCTGCGCCCCGCGCCCGCACGCAACGGCACCCGGCCCTGCACACGCGGCTGGCTCTACGCGCTGCCCAGCGCCGGCCTCCTGCAAAGCCCGGTCACCCAG TGGAACCTTGTGTGTGGAGATGGCTGGAAGGTCCCGCTGGAGCAGGTGAGCCACCTCCTGGGCTGGCTGCTGGGCTGTGTCGTCCTGGGAGCAGGCTGTGACCG GTTTGGACGCCGGGCAGTTTTTGTGGCCTCCCTGGTGCTGACCACAGGCCTGGGGGCCAGTGAGGCCCTGGCTGCCAGCTTCCCTACCCTGCTGGTCCTGCGCCTACTCCACGGGGGCACATTGGCAGGGGCCCTCCTCGCCCTGTATCTGGCTC GCCTGGAGTTGTGTGACCCTCCCCACCGCCTGGCCTTCTCTGTGGGGGCTGGCCTTTTCTCGGTGGTGGGCACCCTGCTGCTGCCCGGCCTGGCTGCACTTGTGCAGGACTGGCGTCTTCTGCAGGGGCTGGGCGCCCTGATGAGTGGACTCTTGCTGCTCTTTTGGGG GTTCCCGGCCCTGTTCCCCGAGTCTCCCTGCTGGCTGCTGGCCACAGGTCAGGTAGCTCGAGCCAGGAAGATCCTGTGGCGCTTTGCAGAAGCCAGCGGCGTGGACCCCGAGGACAGTTCCTTGGAGGAGAACTCCCTGGCTACAG AGCTGGCCATGCTGTCTGCAGGGAGCCCCCAGCCCCGGTACCACTCCCCGCTGGGGCTTCTGCACACCCGAGTCACCTGGAGAAACGGGCTTATCTTGGGCTTCAGCTC gctggttGGTGGAGGCATCAGAGCTAGCTTCCGCCGCAGCCTGGCACCTCAGGTGCCGACCTTCTACCTGCCCTACTTCCTGGAGGCCGGCCTGGAGGCGGCAGCCTTGGTCTTCCTGCTCCTGACGGCAGATTGCTGTGGACGCCGCCCCGTGCTGCTGCTGGGCACCATGGTCACAGGCCTGGCATCCCTGCTGCTCCTCGCTGGGGCCCAGT ATCTGCCAGGCTGGACTGTGCTGTTCCTCTCTGTCCTGGGGCTCCTGGCCTCCCGGGCTGTGTCCGCACTCAGCAGCCTCTTCGCGGCTGAGGTCTTCCCCACGGTGATCAG GGGGGCCGGCCTGGGCCTGGTGCTGGGGGCCGGGTTCCTGGGCCAGGCAGCCAGCCCCCTGGACACCCTGCACGGCCGGCGGGGCTTCTTCCTGCAACAAGTCGTCTTCGCCTCCCTTGCTGTCCTTGCACTGCTGTGTGTCCTGCTGCTGCCTGAGAGCCGAAGCCGGGGGCTGCCCCAGTCACTGCAGGACGCCGACCGCCTGCGCCGCTCCCCACTCCTGCGGGGCTGCCCCCACCAGGACCACCTGCCTCTGCTGCCACCCTCCAACTCCTGCTGGGCCGGCCACACCCCCGAGCAGCACTAG